The nucleotide window CGCCGAACCAGTCATCGGCCACCGCCACTTCTGCGGTACCGGAACGCGCTTCCTTGAAGAAAACGGTCGCAAAGCCATCGAAGACCTCTTCAAACGCACCTTCGGCTAACAGGCCCGCATTCCGATCTTCCCGCCCCGGTCACGATTCATCGCGACCGGGGCGTTCTCATTGGTTGCATCGGCAAAAAAATACGCTATACTTCCCGCGTTCTCTGAACCAAACGACAAGGAGCTAACAAAATGGCCAAGAAGATTCTCATGCTCGTCGGCGATTTCGTCGAAGACTACGAAGTTATGGTCCCCTTCCAGATGCTGACCATGGTCGGCCACGAAGTACACGCCGTTTGCCCCGACAAAAAGTCCGGGGATACCGTGAAGACCTCCATTCACGACTTTGAAGGCGACCAGACCTACACCGAAAAACGCGGCCACAACTTCATGCTCACCTTCGACTTCGACAAGGTGAACCCTGCCGACTACGACGCTCTCGTCATCCCCGGCGGCCGAGCCCCCGAATACCTGCGTCTCAACGAAAAAGTGCTCGAATTTACCCGCCACTTCTTCGAAACCGACAAGCCCGTCGCCTCCGTATGCCATGGCCAGCAGATCCTCGTGGCCGCTGGCGTCATGAAAGACCGCTCCGGTATGGCCTATCCCGCCGTCAAACCGGAAATCGAAGTTGCCGGTGGCTGCTGGATCAGCCAGAATGAAACCTTCAGCGACGCCTACGTGGACGGCAACCTCGTCACCGCCGCCGCATGGCCCGCGCATCCCGAATGGATTCGCAAATTCCTCGAACTGCTCGGTACCAAGATCGAAGCCTAGACCAATCAGGGGCACCTCAGGTGCCCCTTTTCACTTCCATGCTTGCCCAACCGTCACCCAACGAGTAAACCCGACCCCATGCAAAACGAACAGATAAAAAACCGCCTCGCACTCTTCATATCCACAGTCGGCTACAGCGGCTACCTCAAGCCCGCCCCCGGCACCTGGGGATCCCTTGCCGCCATGCTGCTGGCCCCCGCCCTCTTCATGCCCCTCAACATCCCCGGACGGCTGGCCATACTGCTCATAATCCTCGGCATCGGCACATGGGCCGCCACCAGAACCGAACGCATCACCGCCACAAAAGACCCCGGCAGCATCGTCATAGACGAACTGCTCGGCCTCTGGGCCACCTACTGCCTGTTCCCCGAACTGTCACCGTTACTCTACCTGCTCGGCTTCGGCTTTTTCCGACTCTTCGATATCCTCAAGCCATGGCCTGTAAAAAATCTCGAAACAGCCTTTGAAGGCGGACTCGGGGTCATGATCGATGACGTCGCAGCAGGCATCTACGCCGCATTCTGTCTGGGATTGTTTAACTATATCCTGCTGTAGGAAGAGTCTCCGACGGGCCCTTCGGGCGGACCAAAGGGGCGGCCCCCCTTTGGAATCCCTAAGTTGTCAGCGGGGTTGCAGCAGCCGAGTCCATGCGACCGCACAATCCGCGTCCAAGCTGCAACCCCGCTGACAGGAATTTATGTTCTGTGCGTCTTGGCTGACGAACTCCGTTAGCAGAGTTTCATCAAACGGAACTCCTCCATCGCCCACCCTCCCCTTCCAGAACTCCCGATAAACCACGCACTAGCGCATTTTTTGCCTTCTTTTTGCCAAGCATAAAAGAAGGACGGCCAAAAGGCCGAAACCTACACCTAAAGCGAATAGGGTATGCCACCGGCGAGCCCCCTTGGAAACTATGGGATGTCGTTTATGGACACACCCGAGTATGCTCTCTTGAACAATAACCGCGAAAACAGTCAGGACGGCAATCTTTCACACCTCAAAGCAGCGGATTTGTGAAACTATAATCACTCATCGTGCTCAATCGCTTGAAAAGAACATGAAATTAGGAGAATTTACTGAGTAGTAAGCTGGTATTCATCGGTACACTCAACTGGGTCTGTAGCCTATTTCGATTGTAGATGCGGCTAAATATGCATAAGCTGAAACCCATTTTTGCGATGACAAGCAAGCGAGCGCCGATCACATTTGTTGATTCTGTTATGATCACTCTTCACGAATCCAGAAGTCCAGATGCAGATCACTGGAGGTCATGTTGATAAAAAAAATAGTATTCCGGATCGCCATTTTCGCCATCTGCATTCTGGCTTTGGACATCTTTCTGGTAAGCCAGCTTTCCAGACGCCATTTGAACGACCAAAGGGTGGAGACTTCGCTGCAACTTGCCGCATTCAGAGCCCAGCTGGAGAAAGAAATCACGAAGAACTTGCTTCTTGTTCAGGGGACGGCCAATTACATCGCCATTACTCCTGACCTGACTCAGGAAGAGTTTGCCAGATACGCAAAGGGCGTGCTGACCGGAGACAACCTCTTGAAGAATCTCGCAGCTGCGCCCGACTTCGTGATGCGCTTTGTGTACCCGCTGGAAGGCAACCGAAAGATACTCGGGGTTGACTATCGAAATTTGCCAAACCAATGGGCGCAGGCCAGAAAGGCCAGGATGACCAAGGAAATGGTCATTGCAGGCCCCCTTAAATTGCTTCAGGGGGGCACCGGGCTCATTGGGCGCGCTCCGGTTTATCTCGAACCTGAAGGAAAAGCAGAGTTTTGGGGCATTGTTTCCGCGGTTATCGATATTGACAACCTTTTTGACACAGTGAGCATCGACACTTCCAGCC belongs to Desulfovibrio oxyclinae DSM 11498 and includes:
- a CDS encoding DJ-1/PfpI family protein produces the protein MAKKILMLVGDFVEDYEVMVPFQMLTMVGHEVHAVCPDKKSGDTVKTSIHDFEGDQTYTEKRGHNFMLTFDFDKVNPADYDALVIPGGRAPEYLRLNEKVLEFTRHFFETDKPVASVCHGQQILVAAGVMKDRSGMAYPAVKPEIEVAGGCWISQNETFSDAYVDGNLVTAAAWPAHPEWIRKFLELLGTKIEA
- a CDS encoding phosphatidylglycerophosphatase A family protein; its protein translation is MQNEQIKNRLALFISTVGYSGYLKPAPGTWGSLAAMLLAPALFMPLNIPGRLAILLIILGIGTWAATRTERITATKDPGSIVIDELLGLWATYCLFPELSPLLYLLGFGFFRLFDILKPWPVKNLETAFEGGLGVMIDDVAAGIYAAFCLGLFNYILL